In the genome of candidate division WOR-3 bacterium, the window TCCGAATTGTGAGACAGTTCGGTCATGTCCCGCGCCGGCGGTTTCGCTCCGCTCGGTCACGGTCAGCTACCAGGAGCACATCGCCCTCCGGGGCGTCTCGCTCGACATTGACAGAGGAGATTTCTGCGGAGTCATCGGCCCGAACGGCGCGGGCAAGACCACACTTCTGACCATCATCAACGGTCTCGGCCGCATCCACTCCGGCGCGGTCACCGTCCTCGGCGAGCGAGCGACCGCGGCGACCTTCGGCCGGCTCCGCCGCCGCATCGGCTACGTCGCCCAGCAGGAACGGGTTGACCCGCGCGCCCCAATCTCCTGCCTCGAAGCCGTGCTGGTCGGCCGCTGCGGCCGCGCCGGCCTCTTCCGGGGGTTGAACGAGAAGGACCGAGAACGCGCCCGGGCGACGATGGCGCTGACCGGTGCACAGCACCTCGCCAGCCGGCCAGTCGGACAGCTCTCCGGAGGTGAGGCGCGCAAGATTGCGCTCACGCGTGCTTTGGCGCAGGAACCAGAGATACTGCTACTCGACGAGCCGACTTCAAACCTCGACCCGCGCGCGGTCAACGAGCTGAGCGAACTCGTGGTCAACGCCTATCGCCGTTTCGACCTCACCGTGGTCATGGTCACGCACCATCTCGACCACCTGCCGCCGGTCGCGAACCACATCATCATGGTCAAGGACGCCCGCGTCACGTTCACCGGTGACCGCACCGCGCTGGGCGACGCGCGCCGGCTGGCCGAGCTCTTTGCCGATGCCGCCTGAACTCGCGATCCTATGGAAGCCGCTTGTGGCCGCGGTGCTCGGCGGGCTGGTCTGCGGCGTGGTCGGGGTCTGGGTGGTGCTGATGAACATCCCCTTCGTCGGCGTGGCGATGTCGCACGCGGCCTTTGCGGGCGCGGTCTCCGGACTGCTGCTCGGCGTCAACCCGCTGCTCGCGGCCGCAACCTTCTGCCTCGCCGCGTCGTTCCTCATCGGCCCGATGGCGGAGCGCGCTGACATCGAGCCGAACGTCTCGCTCGGCATCATCTTCTCGGTCGTGCTCGGCTTTGCCTTCCTTGCCATCGGCCTGATGCGCGGCCCGCGCGCCGACGCGCTCAGTCTCATCTGGGGAAGCATCCTGCTCGTTTCCACGCGCGACCTTGCCCTGATGTCCGGTGCCGCGGCCGCGGTGCTCCTCTTCCTTGGGCTGTTCTACAAGGAAATCCAGGCAGTGCTCTACAATCGGGAGATCGCCCGCGCGGTCGGGATACCGGAGCGGGCGCTCTTCTTCGCGATGCTCGTGCTGTGCGGTCTGTCGGTGACCGCGAACCTGAGCACCATCGGCGGCCTGCTCATCTTCAGCCTCATCGTCAACCCGCCTTCAGCGGCGTACCAGCTAACCTATCGACTTCGGACGATGTACCTGCTCTCGGCCCTGTTCGGGGTGCTCTCCTGCCTGGCGGGGTTGTTCGTGTCCTGGTTGACCGACGCGCCTGCCGGCGCAGTGATAATCGTCACGTCAAGCGTTGTATTCGGACTATGCCTGGTTTTCTCGCCGAAGAGGCATACAGGCAAGGGGCTAGGGACTGGGGGCTAGGGACTAGGGTTAGGAACCCGAGGTGGCCGACGAAGCGCGCGCACGAGTGCGCTCAGCAGTCGGCCCACGTCCCCGATCTTACTCTGGACCTCATCCACCTGTTCCTGCCGTACGAAGCCTAGCCTCACGACGAGGATGGTATACGTTTCCAACTCGACCAGTGATCCCTGGCTGATGGACAGATGATTCAGGAAGACGCGGCGGTGCTGGCAGCCATGCCCTTCAGCGATATTCGCCTGCACCGACACCGCAGCTCGAGTCATCTGCGATACCGGACCGAAGCGTTCGCTCGCCGGCAATCGTCGCGCGAGCGTGTATGTCAGCTCGACCAACGCAGCGGCCTGCTGCCAGACTACAAGGTCCTTGTAGCTCCGGATGGTGGTCGCCAAGTTTCCTGTACCTCCCTAACCCCTATCCCCTAACCCCTAGTCCCTGTCTCACTTCCCCGGGCATTCTGCCGCGATGTGCGCGTCGATGTTCTTCCTGCCGTAGGCTTTGTCGAACTGGGTGCAGAACTCGGCTGCGAGCTTCTTCGCCCGCTCATCGTAGGCAGCCTTGTCCGCCCAGGTGTTGCGCGGGTTGAGCACGGCAGGATCGGGCACGCCCGGGCAGCTCTTCGGGATGTCAAGATGGAACACCGGGTCGGTGTAGCATTCGACCTCGGCGAGCGAGCCGTTGAGCGCGGACTCGACGATCTCACGGGTCAGATTGATGTCCATCCGCTTCCCGACGCCGTAGGGTCCACCGCTCCAGCCGGTGTTCACGAGATAGACCTTGGTGCCGTGCTTGTCGAGCTTCTCCCCCAGCATCCGCGCGTAGACATCCGGGTTCAACGGCATGAACGGCGCTCCAAAGAAACGCGAGAAGGTGCTCTTCGGTTCGACGATGCCGGTCTCGGTACCCGCCAGCTTCGAGGTGTAGCCCATCAGGAACCAGAGCATCGCCTGGTTGCGACTCAGGCGCGCCACCGGCGGCAGCACCCCGTTCGCGTCCGCGGTCAGGAACAGGATCGTCTTCGGGTGGCCGGCAACCGGCGGCGTCTTGATGTTAGGAAGGAATGACAGCGGGTACGAGCCGCGCGAGTTGGCTGTGTAGCGCTCGTCATCGAGGTCAAAACGGCCGTCCGGGTACATCATCGCGTTCTCCACGATCGCGCCGTGCTCGAGATACGGCGCCTTGTGGAAGCAGGCGTTGTAGATGTCGGGCTCCTTGGTCGGGCTCAGGTTGATGAGCTTGGCATAGCAGCCGTTCTCGAAGTTGGCTACGCCGTCATTGCCCCAGGAGTGCTCGTCGTCGCCGAGGAGCGACCGGCGCGGGTCGGCCGAAAGCGTGGTCTTGCCCGTACCGGAGAGCCCGAGCAACAGGGCCACGTCGCCGTTCTTCCCTTCGTTGGCCGAGCAGTGAATCGAGAGGATACCGTCCAGCGGCAGGAGGTAGTTCATCACCGTGAACATGTGCTTCTTCACGCTGCCGCAGTAGGCAGAACCGTAGACGACTCCGAGGCGGCGGTCCATGTCCATGGCAATGACAAGCTTCGACGTCCTGCCCGTCTTCGGCAGCTTCCGCAGCCGCCCCTCGTACCGGGCCGGGTTGAGCTTGTCGTACGGCAGGACGATCAGCGTGTAAGGTCGGGACGCGAACCGTGACTTGGCGATGTCAGCAGGCACCGGGCGGAACATGTTGTCGGCGAAAAGCGTCGTCAGGGCCCGGTCACTCACGACCCGCACCGGCAGGGCGTGACCGATCTCGGCGTCGAGGGTACGGTCGGCAACGTAGAGCGTCGGCTTGCCGGCCAGCGTCGACAGCGCGTCGGCGAACACCATGTCGAATGTCTCCGGATCGATCGACAGGTTGTTCGGCGCGTCCCAGTCGATGTTCTTCTCCGACTCGGGCCGGCGCACGATGACCGTATCCTGCGGGCTCCGGCCGGTCGACTCCGGCGGGGTCCATACCGCGAGACATCCACACGCAGCAACCAGCGCCTCGCGCCGCGCCACCGTGTCCGCAATCACCGTCTTCCGATCCGGGTTGACCTTGACGTCCACATGCCGGCCAAGAACCTCGCCAAGCTGCTTCTGGAGCTCGCCGGTCATCTCCTAGGAGTGTGTCGGAGAACCTCGTCTCGACAGATGGTGGATACCATTAGTTGACCACCACGCCCCGTCCGGGCACAACATCTTGTATGCTCGAAGGCATGTCAAGGGGGTTCTCCGACAGGCTCCTAGCTCCTTTTCTCTATCCCGGGGTTAGCCTCGTCCTCGATGGTGGCCTGCGCCGCTGCCAGCCGCGCAATCGGCACGCGGAACGGCGAGCAGCTCACGTAGTCCATGCCGACACGCCAGCAGAACTTCACCGATTCCGGGTCCCCGCCATGCTCTCCGCAGATGCCGACCTTCAGGCCGGGCCGGGCCGCGCGGCCCTTCTTCACTGCCATCTCGATGAGCTTGCCGACCGAGGGCTGGTCGATGGTCTGGAACGGATCGGCCTGGAGCAGCCGCTTGTCAATGTACTCCGGCAGGAACGCGCCGATGTCGTCGCGACTGAAACCGAAGGTCATCTGGGTCAGGTCGTTGGTTCCGAACGAGAAGAACTCGGCCGCGCGAGCCATCTCGTCGGCGAGCAGGGCCGCGCGCGGTATCTCGATCATCGTACCGACCAGGTGCGGTATCCGCTGCCGGCCCGCCTTCTTGCAGACCTCGTCATGCACCCGCGCGATGATGGCGTTCTGGTGCTCGAGCTCCTTCGCCGCGCAGGTCACCGGCACCATAATCTCCGGCACGGGCTGCTTCTTCGCGGCCAGCAGCTCGGCCGCGGCCTCGAAAATCGCCCGCGCCTGCATCTCGGTCACCTCGGGATAGGTGATGCCGAGGCGGACGCCGCGGTGACCCATCATCGGGTTCGCTTCGTGCAGGTCCTCACCGCGTTTGCGCACGTCATCGACCGTCACGCCTAGCGACTCTGCCAGCGCCGTCTGTTTGTCTGCTGCCTTCGGCACGAACTCATGCAGGGGCGGGTCGAGCAACCGGATTGTCACGGGCAAGCCGTCCATCGCCTCCAGCGTTCCCTTGACCACTGCCTTGACGTGGACGAACAGCTCATCGAGCGCGGCCCGCCTCTCTATCGTCGTCCGCGACAGGATCATCTTACGCAGCAGGAAGAGCGGCACGTCGCTGCCCTTGCCGTAGAACATATGCTCAGTGCGGAAGAGCCCGATGCCGCCCGCACCCAGCCGCCGCGCCAGCGCTGCGTCGGCCGGCGTCTCGGCGTTGGTGCGAACTACCATCCTGCGGTACTTGTCGGCCAGTTCCATGAACTGCTGGAACCGCGGCTGCTCGGTCGCGTCCATCATCGCCACCTTTCCCGCATACACGCGGCCCCGGGTCCCGTTCAAGGTCAGCCAGTCACCCTCGGTGAAGATCTTGCCATGGATCGTGAGCTTCTTTGCCGCCGCATCGACCTTCGTGTCCTTGGCGCCGACGACGCAGCATTTGCCCCAGCCCCGCGCCACCAGGGCCGCGTGCGACGTCATCCCGCCGCGCGCCGTCAGGATGCCGGCGGCGGCCCGCATCCCGTCGATGTCCTCGGGTGACGTCTCCTCGCGGACGAGGATGACCGGGTCCGGCTGGACGCGACGTGACCACGCAACCGCCTCGGCCGCCGTGAACACCACGCGGCCGGACGCGCCGCCCGGCCCGGCCGGCAACCCCTCGCCCAGCAGCGCCGCGTCTTTCTCGGCAGCCGGGTCGAGAATAGGGTGGAGCAGCTCGTCGAGCTGGGACGGCTGCACGCGCCGGAGCGCGGTCCGCTCGTCGATCAACTTCTCATCCAGCATGTCCATCGCGGTATTCAGCGCCGCGACCCCGGTGCGCTTGCCGGTCCGTGTCTGGAGCATGTAGAGCTTGCCGTTCTCGATGGTGAACTCAAGGTCCTGCATGTCGCGGAAGTGCTTCTCCAGTTGCGTCCGGTACTTGTCCAGCTCTGCATAGAGCTCTGGCATCGCCGTCTCCAGGCTCTCCATCGCCTCGTTGCGCACGTTGCGGCTCGCCGAGTTCAACGGGTTGGGCGTACGGATGCCGGCCACGACGTCCTCGCCCTGCGCGTTGCGCAGCCACTCACCGTAGAACTGAGCGTCCCCGGTCGCCGGGTTGCGCGTGAACGCCACGCCGGTCGCCGAAGTGTCGCCCATGTTGCCGAACACCATCGCCTGCACGTTCACCGCCGTGCCCCATTCGTCGGGCAGGTTCTCGATGCGACGATAGGCTACTGCCCGCTTGCCGTTCCAGCTCCGGAAGACGGCGCGGATGCTGCCCCACAACTGCTCCTCGGGTTCCTCCGGGAACGGCTTGCCGAACGTCGCGGCGATGAGCTTCTTGTACGCGTCGCACAACCCCCTGAGGTCCGCGGCAGTAAGATCAGAATCGTCCTTGCGCCCGGTCCGCTCCTTCAGTTCGTGCAGCAGAACCTCCAGCCGGGCCCTGATGCCCTTGCCCTCAGACGGCTCGATGCCCTCGGCCTTCTCCATCACAACGTCAGAGTACATCGTCAGCAGTCGGCGGTATGCATCATAAGCAAACCGTTCATTGCCGGTCATCGCGACAAGCCCGGGCAGGGTGCGCTCGCAGAGCCCGATGTTCAGCACGGTTTCCATCATCCCGGGCATCGATGCCCGCGCGCCTGAACGGCACGACAAGAGCAGGGGCGCCTTGGGGTCGCCGAACTTCCGTCCCGCCTGCTGCTCGATGTGCTCAAGGCTCGACTTCACCTGACCGGAGAGGTCCGTCGGGTAGTTTTCGCTCTTCATGTAGTGGACGCAGACCGTAGTGGAAATCGTAAACCCGGCCGGAACCGGCAGGCCGAGATTGGCCATCTCTGCCAGGTTCGCGCCCTTGCCGCCGAGCAAATCCTTCATCTGCGCCGAGCCGTCGGCCCGGCCGCCGCCGAAGCGATAGACCGATTTCATGCGATAGACTCCGTTCTGCGGTCGCTGCTCATCGAACATCAATAGCTAGTCGTATATCCGTCTGTGCGGCGCCGATGCCGCAACGGTGGGCTACTCCTGCTTGCCGGCTTCGCCGGCATCCGTGGAGAGAAAGGCGTCGAGGAGTTCCTTGGCCTTGGCCATATCCTCCTCGTCCACCAGCACCTCGCCCCAGACCGGGCGCATGATACGGGCCAGACCGTCATAGGCCGGAATCTGGAACGAACGTATCATCGCCGGAATCCCGTTCTCTTCGAACAGGTCGCGGACCGCGTTCGCCATCAACTCATCGGCGGGCCGGTAGATAGCCTTAATTGCCACGGAGTCAAGAGTATAGGTCGATTTCCCTCGATAGTCAAACCCGCCGAACCGGTCCAGCAAACTCCTCACCCGCGCTTCGTTCTCCCTCTCCTTTCAGAGGAGAGGGTTGGGGTGAAGAGTCAGTCAGGCTTGGCTCACGCGCAGGCGCAGGCCGCGCCGGCGCAGCTCGCGTATGTAGGCAGCCGACGGGACACAATTCTCCCCGGTGAATGCACCGGCACACTTGATCTGTCCACGGCCGAGCATCAACGCCACAATCGCTGCCGAGAAGCCGGTCGTCCGCTCCATCGCCGTCAACCCGCTTCGTTTGTCCGCGTAGTCCACGAGTTCGTACCTGATCGTTCTTCCGCCACTAGATCCCTCTATCCCTTTGCCCCTCTGTCCCTTCCCTTCTACCTCCACCCTGAGCAGCACCACGTCATCCTTCTCCCAAGGTAGCACCGCCTCCAGTCGCTGAATCAGCAGGTGGCGCGGGATGACACGCTTGCCGTCCACCTCAATCGGCTTCATGTCGGTCAGCCCGAGGTCGAAGAGCAGCCGGACTTTGGCGCAGTGGCCCGGGTAACGGATCGTCTTGTAGTCAAGCGACTTCACCTTGCCGCGGTACGTGTAGGGCAGTGTCGAAGAGCCACCCGAGGTGTTGAATGCCTCGAGCTTTCCGAAGGGCTTGGGGAACGCCAGCTCCTCAACGTCGGCCAGTGGTTCACGCCACGCCAGTCTGCCGTTTCGCAGCACCAGGCATGACTCAACGTACTCGTTGATTAGTCCGTTGGCCGAGAACACGAGCGCGTAGTTGAGCGGCGGCCTCGGCTTGCGCGGCAGCCCGCCCACGCGGATCCGGATCGAGTCGGTCCGCCTCAGCCGCGCGACGCCGTCCGCGGCCAGGATACTCACCATTCCCGGCGCCAATCCACAGTCCGGCACGATAGTGACGTCGGCCTTCTTTGCTTGGACGCCGAGCGCCAGCTCCGCATTCACCACGTCATTGTTCCCACCCAGATCGCAGAAGTGCGTCTGGGTCGCGACTGCCGCGCGCGCCAGACCAAGGTTGAAGAAGTACGGGACGCAACTGACCGCGACGTCACAGGGCTTCATCAATTCGGTCATGCGCTGCCGATCCCCGGCATCGGCCTTGAACGTCCTCACCTTCCCGCTGCGCAGCCATCGCTTGAGACTGCTCAGCCGCGCTGGATCAACGTCGCAGACTCTGACCTCGTCAACGTCCTCCTGACGCACCAGATCGTATGACACAGCCCGCGCCTGCATCCCGGCTCCAATGACAAGAAACTTCATAATTGTCCTTTCATCGCTGACTCTCGGTGCAATGCTACTCCTGCCCGCGCGCCGGTCAACGACGACCAGTCGTCGCCGCTCGACGTCCGCATCCCTTCCGCCACTCGATCCCTCGGTCTCTCGTCCACTACCCCGAGGCCCGATTCCGTTTCACTTCTGCGTTCTGGCTTCTGAAGTCTGGCCTCCGACTTCGCCAGATCCTAAGGATCATCCCTCTCTTCAAAGCTCCCCCGAAAGCTCGTCTCAGAGCTCGCGGGAAGGCATCTTAAGTTGCATGCTCAAGAGTGTGCTTCACAGCATTTTCCATTGCTCATCTCAATGCTCGTCACATCGCATCGCGCATCGCCCGTCTCAAAGCTCAGCGCATTGCTTCTTTCATCGCTTGCCTGAAAGCTCAGTCGCAAGCTCGCGTCAAAGCTCCTCTGAAAGCTTCATTCAAAGCCCATTTCAAGGCTCGTTTGATGGCTTCTTCGAAAGCTCCTCAAAGGGCTAGCCCCCAGGCGACCCCTATGTGCGGACTTCCCGCTACCTGGCAGGGCTTAATCGACTGATTGTGCTGAAGTTATGCTCTATTGCAGAGAGACGCTAATCCCCCAGTTCTTTCTGCCAATCTTGGCCCGAAATCCGCCCAACCGAGCGATAGAGATCGCCTGTTGTGTCACCGCGGTTATTGCGACTTTGCGCGGCAGCTTCACCGCCTTTCGCGGATTCGAACCATCTCAGGCTCGACGCTCGCGAAGTAGGCTCAGGTGCTGCTTGAGAAGTGGCAGAGCCGCGGCCTCAGCCCGTACGTGCTCGCCGCCATCCGCACCACGGTGATGAATGTCCGCGCGCC includes:
- a CDS encoding ATP-binding cassette domain-containing protein; protein product: MTASRQGLGHDPNCETVRSCPAPAVSLRSVTVSYQEHIALRGVSLDIDRGDFCGVIGPNGAGKTTLLTIINGLGRIHSGAVTVLGERATAATFGRLRRRIGYVAQQERVDPRAPISCLEAVLVGRCGRAGLFRGLNEKDRERARATMALTGAQHLASRPVGQLSGGEARKIALTRALAQEPEILLLDEPTSNLDPRAVNELSELVVNAYRRFDLTVVMVTHHLDHLPPVANHIIMVKDARVTFTGDRTALGDARRLAELFADAA
- a CDS encoding four helix bundle protein, whose protein sequence is MATTIRSYKDLVVWQQAAALVELTYTLARRLPASERFGPVSQMTRAAVSVQANIAEGHGCQHRRVFLNHLSISQGSLVELETYTILVVRLGFVRQEQVDEVQSKIGDVGRLLSALVRALRRPPRVPNPSP
- a CDS encoding metal ABC transporter permease, whose protein sequence is MPPELAILWKPLVAAVLGGLVCGVVGVWVVLMNIPFVGVAMSHAAFAGAVSGLLLGVNPLLAAATFCLAASFLIGPMAERADIEPNVSLGIIFSVVLGFAFLAIGLMRGPRADALSLIWGSILLVSTRDLALMSGAAAAVLLFLGLFYKEIQAVLYNREIARAVGIPERALFFAMLVLCGLSVTANLSTIGGLLIFSLIVNPPSAAYQLTYRLRTMYLLSALFGVLSCLAGLFVSWLTDAPAGAVIIVTSSVVFGLCLVFSPKRHTGKGLGTGG
- a CDS encoding pyruvate, phosphate dikinase, with protein sequence MKSVYRFGGGRADGSAQMKDLLGGKGANLAEMANLGLPVPAGFTISTTVCVHYMKSENYPTDLSGQVKSSLEHIEQQAGRKFGDPKAPLLLSCRSGARASMPGMMETVLNIGLCERTLPGLVAMTGNERFAYDAYRRLLTMYSDVVMEKAEGIEPSEGKGIRARLEVLLHELKERTGRKDDSDLTAADLRGLCDAYKKLIAATFGKPFPEEPEEQLWGSIRAVFRSWNGKRAVAYRRIENLPDEWGTAVNVQAMVFGNMGDTSATGVAFTRNPATGDAQFYGEWLRNAQGEDVVAGIRTPNPLNSASRNVRNEAMESLETAMPELYAELDKYRTQLEKHFRDMQDLEFTIENGKLYMLQTRTGKRTGVAALNTAMDMLDEKLIDERTALRRVQPSQLDELLHPILDPAAEKDAALLGEGLPAGPGGASGRVVFTAAEAVAWSRRVQPDPVILVREETSPEDIDGMRAAAGILTARGGMTSHAALVARGWGKCCVVGAKDTKVDAAAKKLTIHGKIFTEGDWLTLNGTRGRVYAGKVAMMDATEQPRFQQFMELADKYRRMVVRTNAETPADAALARRLGAGGIGLFRTEHMFYGKGSDVPLFLLRKMILSRTTIERRAALDELFVHVKAVVKGTLEAMDGLPVTIRLLDPPLHEFVPKAADKQTALAESLGVTVDDVRKRGEDLHEANPMMGHRGVRLGITYPEVTEMQARAIFEAAAELLAAKKQPVPEIMVPVTCAAKELEHQNAIIARVHDEVCKKAGRQRIPHLVGTMIEIPRAALLADEMARAAEFFSFGTNDLTQMTFGFSRDDIGAFLPEYIDKRLLQADPFQTIDQPSVGKLIEMAVKKGRAARPGLKVGICGEHGGDPESVKFCWRVGMDYVSCSPFRVPIARLAAAQATIEDEANPGIEKRS
- a CDS encoding saccharopine dehydrogenase: MKFLVIGAGMQARAVSYDLVRQEDVDEVRVCDVDPARLSSLKRWLRSGKVRTFKADAGDRQRMTELMKPCDVAVSCVPYFFNLGLARAAVATQTHFCDLGGNNDVVNAELALGVQAKKADVTIVPDCGLAPGMVSILAADGVARLRRTDSIRIRVGGLPRKPRPPLNYALVFSANGLINEYVESCLVLRNGRLAWREPLADVEELAFPKPFGKLEAFNTSGGSSTLPYTYRGKVKSLDYKTIRYPGHCAKVRLLFDLGLTDMKPIEVDGKRVIPRHLLIQRLEAVLPWEKDDVVLLRVEVEGKGQRGKGIEGSSGGRTIRYELVDYADKRSGLTAMERTTGFSAAIVALMLGRGQIKCAGAFTGENCVPSAAYIRELRRRGLRLRVSQA
- a CDS encoding phosphoenolpyruvate carboxykinase (ATP) → MTGELQKQLGEVLGRHVDVKVNPDRKTVIADTVARREALVAACGCLAVWTPPESTGRSPQDTVIVRRPESEKNIDWDAPNNLSIDPETFDMVFADALSTLAGKPTLYVADRTLDAEIGHALPVRVVSDRALTTLFADNMFRPVPADIAKSRFASRPYTLIVLPYDKLNPARYEGRLRKLPKTGRTSKLVIAMDMDRRLGVVYGSAYCGSVKKHMFTVMNYLLPLDGILSIHCSANEGKNGDVALLLGLSGTGKTTLSADPRRSLLGDDEHSWGNDGVANFENGCYAKLINLSPTKEPDIYNACFHKAPYLEHGAIVENAMMYPDGRFDLDDERYTANSRGSYPLSFLPNIKTPPVAGHPKTILFLTADANGVLPPVARLSRNQAMLWFLMGYTSKLAGTETGIVEPKSTFSRFFGAPFMPLNPDVYARMLGEKLDKHGTKVYLVNTGWSGGPYGVGKRMDINLTREIVESALNGSLAEVECYTDPVFHLDIPKSCPGVPDPAVLNPRNTWADKAAYDERAKKLAAEFCTQFDKAYGRKNIDAHIAAECPGK
- a CDS encoding DUF2007 domain-containing protein — translated: MAIKAIYRPADELMANAVRDLFEENGIPAMIRSFQIPAYDGLARIMRPVWGEVLVDEEDMAKAKELLDAFLSTDAGEAGKQE